One window of Nocardia nova SH22a genomic DNA carries:
- a CDS encoding bifunctional lysylphosphatidylglycerol flippase/synthetase MprF, which translates to MSELESVALTGYRTYRQAELNPARAVRVPLIAVLLLVGVVLLYAADRASREGVNRGWFVAVSLSGLFIARGLHLRRPITLPHFTVAVIVLGVSNIAYRGDHAGVGFVCLASTGLILMLPQGSRAQPDQLSRVAALVDRTVEDPLAPFALHSAKSYFFSTDSTAAIGYRARFGIAVVAGDPIGKCAEFGTLIAEFSDFAAGRGWRVAVLGASPAMTELWRTRAADHHGLRAIPIGRDVVIDVGSFDMVGRKFRNLRQAVSRTRNFGVKTEVIPERELDRELRETLLGIVDEWGTGHQTRGFSMILDHLLDGRHPGMLVVLARDADGRVAGFQRYGSSNNGGELSLDVPWRRKDAPNGLDERMIVDLVDYGRDHEVKRISLAFAAFPELFADKERSRSKQAIYVLARTLDPLIRLESLYRFLRKFNSFGNQRFVLIRWREIVFTAAALLTLEFVPHRKQG; encoded by the coding sequence ATGTCCGAACTCGAATCGGTGGCCCTCACCGGCTATCGGACCTATCGCCAGGCGGAGCTGAATCCGGCACGTGCCGTGCGGGTTCCGCTCATCGCGGTGCTGTTGCTGGTCGGGGTGGTGCTGCTGTACGCGGCCGATCGCGCCTCCCGCGAGGGTGTCAATCGCGGCTGGTTCGTGGCGGTGTCGCTGTCGGGACTGTTCATCGCGCGCGGACTGCATCTGCGCCGCCCGATCACCCTGCCGCACTTCACCGTCGCGGTGATCGTGCTCGGGGTCTCCAATATCGCCTACCGCGGCGATCACGCGGGAGTCGGCTTCGTCTGCCTGGCCTCCACCGGGCTGATCCTCATGCTGCCGCAGGGGTCGCGGGCCCAGCCCGATCAGTTGTCCCGGGTCGCGGCGCTGGTCGATCGGACGGTCGAGGATCCGCTGGCGCCCTTCGCCCTGCATTCGGCGAAGTCCTACTTCTTCAGCACCGATTCGACGGCCGCGATCGGTTACCGCGCGCGCTTCGGTATCGCGGTGGTCGCCGGTGATCCGATCGGCAAATGCGCCGAATTCGGCACCCTGATCGCGGAGTTCTCCGACTTCGCGGCCGGGCGCGGCTGGCGGGTCGCCGTACTGGGCGCCAGCCCGGCGATGACCGAGCTGTGGCGCACCCGGGCCGCCGATCATCACGGTCTGCGTGCGATTCCGATCGGCCGCGATGTCGTGATCGACGTCGGTTCCTTCGACATGGTCGGCCGGAAATTCCGCAATCTGCGCCAGGCCGTCAGCCGCACCCGCAACTTCGGCGTGAAGACCGAGGTGATCCCCGAACGCGAACTGGACCGGGAACTGCGCGAGACGCTGCTCGGCATCGTCGACGAGTGGGGCACCGGCCATCAGACCCGCGGCTTCTCGATGATCCTCGATCATCTGCTCGACGGGCGGCATCCGGGCATGCTCGTGGTGCTCGCGCGCGATGCCGACGGCCGGGTCGCGGGCTTCCAGCGCTACGGCTCCTCCAACAACGGCGGTGAACTCAGCCTCGACGTGCCGTGGCGGCGCAAGGACGCGCCCAACGGCCTGGACGAGCGGATGATCGTTGATCTGGTCGACTACGGACGCGATCACGAGGTCAAGCGAATCTCGCTGGCGTTCGCGGCCTTTCCCGAACTGTTCGCCGACAAGGAGCGCTCGCGCTCGAAGCAGGCCATCTATGTGCTGGCCCGCACGCTCGATCCGCTGATCCGCCTGGAGTCGCTGTACCGGTTCCTGCGCAAGTTCAACTCCTTCGGCAATCAGCGGTTCGTGCTCATCCGCTGGCGCGAGATCGTCTTCACCGCCGCGGCCCTGCTCACGCTGGAGTTCGTGCCGCATCGCAAGCAGGGCTGA
- a CDS encoding M20/M25/M40 family metallo-hydrolase, which produces MTATNQSISDIDDRTAERLAAALRCATVSRDDAEPDIAEFDRLASHLETCFPLVHSRLELERFGHSRLYRWPGTGSGTAAVLLAHQDVVPVDDEQRWTHPPFAGVVDDEFVWGRGAIDDKSRVMAILEAVESLLAEGRRPRRTIYLAFGHDEEIFGQTGAARMAQRLRDLRVHADLLLDEGGVIATGVADGATAPVASIMLGEKGLATVRLHTTDTGGHSSMPGRETAVGRMARAVARLQDHPMPLRMTPVIADMLTRMRPAMAEPRRSALRLLPVASGVVTRMMAARPQSEAMVRTTTAPTVIRGGVKANVLPQSAEALVNFRILPGDSVDTVLAHCERVIADPGIAIEVAGAVSEPTDITGPGPAFDLIAGLTRDLVPEAVITTGIVPGATDARHYDGIAGTRCNFAPIVVDAADLERIHGTDERLSRANYARLIEFNRRLLAHYTRAGG; this is translated from the coding sequence ATGACCGCGACGAATCAGAGCATCAGCGATATCGACGACCGGACCGCCGAGCGCCTGGCCGCCGCACTGCGCTGCGCCACCGTCTCCCGCGACGACGCCGAGCCCGACATAGCCGAATTCGACCGGCTGGCAAGCCATCTCGAAACCTGTTTCCCGCTGGTGCACTCCCGGCTGGAACTGGAACGATTCGGCCACAGCCGCCTGTATCGCTGGCCGGGCACCGGTTCCGGCACGGCGGCGGTGCTGCTCGCCCATCAGGACGTGGTTCCCGTCGACGACGAGCAGCGCTGGACCCATCCCCCGTTCGCGGGCGTGGTGGACGACGAATTCGTCTGGGGCCGTGGCGCGATCGACGACAAGAGCCGGGTCATGGCGATCCTGGAGGCGGTCGAATCCCTGCTCGCCGAGGGCCGCCGCCCGCGCCGGACCATCTACCTCGCCTTCGGCCACGACGAGGAGATCTTCGGGCAGACCGGCGCCGCCCGGATGGCGCAGCGGCTGCGGGACCTGCGCGTGCACGCCGATCTGCTGCTCGACGAGGGCGGGGTGATCGCCACCGGAGTCGCCGACGGCGCCACCGCACCGGTCGCCTCCATCATGCTCGGCGAAAAGGGTTTGGCCACCGTCCGATTGCACACGACCGACACCGGCGGCCACTCCTCGATGCCCGGCCGCGAAACCGCCGTCGGCCGGATGGCGCGCGCGGTGGCGCGGCTGCAGGACCACCCGATGCCGCTGCGCATGACGCCGGTGATCGCCGACATGCTCACCCGTATGCGCCCGGCCATGGCCGAACCACGACGATCGGCCCTGCGCCTGCTCCCGGTCGCGAGCGGCGTCGTCACCCGGATGATGGCCGCCCGCCCGCAGAGCGAGGCCATGGTCCGCACCACCACCGCGCCCACCGTGATCCGCGGTGGCGTCAAGGCGAACGTGCTGCCGCAGAGCGCCGAGGCACTGGTGAATTTCCGTATCCTGCCGGGTGATTCGGTCGATACCGTCCTCGCGCACTGCGAGCGGGTGATCGCCGATCCCGGTATCGCGATCGAGGTGGCGGGCGCGGTGTCGGAGCCTACCGACATCACCGGCCCCGGCCCGGCCTTCGACCTGATCGCCGGTCTCACCCGGGATCTGGTGCCGGAGGCGGTGATCACCACCGGCATCGTGCCCGGCGCCACCGATGCCAGGCATTACGACGGAATCGCCGGTACCCGGTGCAATTTCGCACCGATCGTCGTCGACGCCGCGGATCTGGAACGCATCCACGGCACCGACGAGCGCCTCTCGCGCGCCAACTACGCCCGTTTGATCGAGTTCAATCGGCGACTGCTCGCGCACTACACCCGAGCCGGTGGCTGA
- a CDS encoding bifunctional [glutamine synthetase] adenylyltransferase/[glutamine synthetase]-adenylyl-L-tyrosine phosphorylase, with protein MVRPPTARPAVPGAGRLGLLEPTAAASLRELAWDNVDSVALLWALSRSPDADLALLTLVRLREALGSDWDALDSALRTETSLRGRLFALIGSSSAFADHLVADPGAWRLLRQELPSTAEILADLLDAVGAVPEPDGGAMLYRAAHSGPEVIAMLRKRYRDQLMVLAAHDLAATVENEPVLPYQQVGQHLTDLADGALTAALSVAVARVCPDEPVPVRLAVVAMGKCGARELNYVSDVDVVFVAEPADTTATRLAAEMMGVAGNAFFDVDAALRPEGKAGALVRTLDSHITYYKRWARTWEFQALLKNRPCTGDLELGRQYSAALMPMVWSASERPDFVTDVQAMRRRVEDLVPEDLRERELKLGHGSLRDVEFAVQLLQLVHGKADETLHVQGTVEALTALAARGYVGRDDAANLTASYEFLRLLEHRLQLQRLKRTHTLPAPDDEEGMRWLARAAHMRPDGRQDAVGVLRSEIKRNALRVRRLHAKLFYRPLLESVARLDAAALRLSPEAAVRQLAALGYAAPENALGHLKALTGEVGRKGRIQALLLPTLLEWLGDTPNPDAGLLAYRRVSEGLDDQIWFLRELRDEGAIAQRLMIVLGSSAYLPDLLINAPETIRMFADGPDGPLLLSPKAEDVRTSILAGAARYEDPKRAVATARSLRRHELARIASADVLGMLDVPKVCKALSSVWVAVLEASLQAVIRAWETEHKTSAPADFAVIGMGRLGGMELGYGSDADVLFVCDPRPGADETVAVKWAIGVAEQVQRLLGAPSTDPPLQVDAGLRPEGRNGALVRTLAAYRAYYQQWAQPWEVQALLRAHQVAGDQELGVRFLHSVDPVRYPKGGVSEESVREIRRIKARVDSERLPRGANPATHTKLGRGGLADIEWTVQLLQLQHAHEIADLHNTSTLECLAVVERDKLLDAEDVELLRDAWLTATKARNALVLVRGKPADQLPGPGPLLSAVARVAGWPTDDGSEFLDHYMRVTRRAKTVVERVFGV; from the coding sequence ATGGTCCGGCCACCGACTGCACGTCCCGCAGTGCCCGGTGCCGGTCGGCTGGGATTGCTGGAGCCGACGGCAGCCGCGTCGTTACGAGAGCTCGCCTGGGACAATGTCGACAGCGTTGCACTGCTGTGGGCACTGTCTCGTTCACCCGACGCCGATCTGGCGTTGCTCACCCTGGTCCGCCTGCGCGAAGCGCTCGGATCCGATTGGGACGCACTCGATTCCGCGCTGCGTACCGAGACCTCACTGCGCGGGCGGCTGTTCGCGCTGATCGGGTCGTCGAGTGCGTTCGCCGATCATCTGGTCGCCGATCCGGGCGCCTGGCGGCTGCTGCGGCAGGAACTGCCCAGCACGGCCGAGATCCTCGCCGATCTCCTGGACGCCGTGGGCGCGGTTCCCGAACCGGACGGCGGCGCGATGCTCTACCGCGCGGCCCACTCCGGGCCGGAGGTTATCGCGATGCTGCGCAAGCGGTATCGCGATCAGCTCATGGTGCTCGCGGCCCACGATCTCGCCGCGACCGTCGAGAACGAGCCCGTGCTGCCCTATCAGCAGGTCGGTCAGCATCTCACCGATCTGGCCGACGGCGCCCTCACCGCCGCCCTGTCGGTCGCCGTCGCCCGGGTCTGCCCCGACGAGCCGGTTCCGGTCCGGCTGGCCGTGGTCGCGATGGGCAAATGCGGTGCGCGCGAACTGAATTACGTCTCCGACGTGGATGTGGTGTTCGTCGCCGAACCCGCCGACACCACCGCCACCCGGCTGGCCGCCGAGATGATGGGGGTGGCCGGTAACGCGTTCTTCGACGTGGACGCCGCGCTGCGCCCCGAGGGCAAGGCCGGTGCGCTGGTGCGCACCCTGGATTCGCACATCACCTACTACAAGCGGTGGGCGCGGACCTGGGAATTCCAGGCGCTGCTGAAGAACCGGCCGTGCACCGGGGACCTGGAGCTGGGCAGGCAGTACAGCGCCGCGCTCATGCCCATGGTCTGGAGTGCGTCCGAACGCCCCGACTTCGTCACCGACGTCCAGGCGATGCGGCGCCGGGTGGAGGATCTGGTCCCCGAGGATCTGCGCGAGCGCGAACTCAAACTCGGCCACGGCAGCCTGCGCGATGTCGAATTCGCCGTCCAGCTCCTGCAATTGGTGCACGGCAAGGCCGACGAGACCCTGCACGTGCAGGGCACCGTCGAGGCGCTCACCGCCCTGGCCGCCCGCGGCTACGTCGGCCGCGACGACGCCGCCAACCTCACCGCCTCCTACGAATTCCTGCGGCTGCTCGAACACCGGCTGCAGTTGCAGCGGCTCAAGCGCACCCACACCCTGCCCGCCCCCGACGACGAGGAGGGCATGCGCTGGCTGGCCCGCGCGGCCCATATGCGGCCCGACGGACGTCAGGACGCGGTCGGGGTGCTGCGCAGCGAGATCAAGCGCAACGCGCTGCGGGTGCGGCGCCTGCACGCCAAATTGTTCTACCGCCCGCTGCTGGAATCGGTGGCGCGACTGGACGCCGCCGCGCTGCGTCTGAGCCCCGAGGCCGCCGTGCGCCAGCTGGCCGCTCTCGGGTACGCCGCGCCGGAGAACGCGCTGGGACACCTCAAGGCGCTCACCGGCGAGGTCGGGCGCAAGGGCCGCATCCAGGCGCTGTTGCTGCCCACCCTGCTCGAATGGCTCGGTGACACACCGAATCCCGATGCCGGGCTGCTGGCCTACCGGCGGGTGTCGGAGGGCCTCGACGATCAGATCTGGTTCCTGCGCGAGCTGCGCGACGAGGGCGCGATCGCCCAGCGGCTGATGATCGTGCTCGGCTCCTCGGCCTATCTGCCCGATCTGCTGATCAACGCTCCCGAGACCATCCGGATGTTCGCCGACGGCCCCGACGGGCCGCTGCTGCTCAGCCCCAAGGCCGAGGACGTGCGCACCAGCATCCTGGCCGGTGCCGCCCGCTACGAGGATCCCAAGCGCGCCGTCGCCACCGCGCGCTCGCTGCGCCGCCACGAACTCGCGCGCATCGCCTCCGCCGATGTCCTCGGCATGCTCGACGTGCCGAAGGTGTGCAAGGCACTGTCCTCGGTGTGGGTCGCGGTGCTGGAAGCGTCGCTGCAGGCCGTCATCCGGGCCTGGGAGACCGAGCACAAGACCAGCGCCCCCGCCGATTTCGCCGTCATCGGCATGGGTCGTCTCGGCGGGATGGAACTCGGCTATGGATCCGACGCCGATGTGCTGTTCGTCTGCGATCCGCGCCCCGGCGCCGACGAGACGGTCGCGGTGAAATGGGCGATCGGCGTGGCCGAACAGGTGCAGCGGCTGCTGGGCGCGCCCAGTACCGATCCGCCGCTGCAGGTCGATGCCGGGTTGCGCCCCGAGGGCCGCAACGGCGCCCTGGTACGCACGCTGGCCGCCTATCGCGCCTACTACCAGCAGTGGGCGCAGCCCTGGGAGGTCCAGGCGCTGCTGCGGGCGCATCAGGTCGCCGGGGACCAGGAACTCGGCGTGCGATTCCTGCACTCGGTCGACCCGGTGCGCTACCCGAAGGGCGGGGTGTCCGAAGAGTCGGTGCGCGAGATCCGGCGCATCAAGGCCCGCGTCGACTCCGAACGCCTGCCCCGCGGCGCCAACCCAGCGACCCACACCAAACTCGGGCGCGGCGGCCTCGCCGACATCGAATGGACCGTCCAACTGCTGCAGTTGCAGCACGCGCACGAGATCGCCGATCTGCACAACACCTCGACGCTGGAATGTCTTGCGGTCGTCGAACGCGACAAGCTGCTCGATGCCGAGGATGTCGAGCTGTTGCGCGACGCCTGGCTCACGGCGACCAAGGCCCGCAACGCTTTGGTTCTGGTACGCGGTAAACCCGCTGATCAGCTGCCTGGGCCCGGGCCGTTGCTGTCGGCTGTCGCGCGGGTCGCGGGATGGCCTACCGATGACGGCAGCGAGTTTCTGGATCACTACATGCGGGTGACCCGTCGAGCGAAGACCGTTGTGGAGCGCGTGTTCGGGGTGTGA
- a CDS encoding metallopeptidase, with the protein MRNNRRLRLAALAGLLVLGAAVAGCGSDAKTTAAHDVAATNDNPWAVSGAATNSASGPSGPRPGVPDAPLHADNGDGGEMDRLALNTLSDLQEYWGAEYGKNFPGTFKPVDHFISWDANAPQDQAVTFCRSSTYKVVNAAYCKIDKTVGWDRGKLLPLIADKYGKMAVVMVLAHEYGHSLQDQARLNGFFTPGIVLEQQADCFAGVFLRHVAEGGSAHFTLNTTDGLNGVLGAAVAVRDRDPDNPKNVHGSAFERVTAVQIGWSDGTAGCKTINKKEIQERRGGLPTSFEPGDKESQMPVDIDGLNAVSAALGRIYPLAKPPTFDYDGIVKLCVKNKAVEPVSYCPWMNKIGTDVPELAKRAGAQPGDDEPLTAVVDGNYNAYVVFISRYALAVEKDRNLSLTGPETAGLRTACLTGAITTKLSDPASDPRLTAGDLDAAVSGLLADGLAASDVDGKVVPSGYQRLDAFRSGVLDGEGACLNNYK; encoded by the coding sequence ATGAGGAACAACAGGCGATTGCGGCTGGCCGCACTGGCCGGGCTGCTCGTGCTCGGCGCGGCCGTGGCCGGTTGCGGCAGCGACGCGAAAACGACCGCGGCACACGATGTCGCCGCCACCAACGACAATCCGTGGGCGGTCAGCGGCGCCGCGACGAACAGCGCGTCGGGGCCCAGCGGCCCGCGGCCCGGCGTGCCCGACGCCCCGCTGCACGCCGACAACGGTGACGGCGGGGAAATGGATCGCCTGGCGCTCAACACCCTGTCGGATCTGCAGGAATACTGGGGCGCGGAGTACGGCAAGAACTTTCCCGGAACCTTCAAGCCGGTCGATCACTTCATCTCCTGGGATGCCAACGCGCCTCAGGACCAGGCGGTCACCTTCTGCCGGTCGAGCACCTACAAGGTGGTCAACGCGGCCTACTGCAAGATCGACAAGACCGTCGGCTGGGATCGCGGCAAACTACTGCCGCTGATCGCGGACAAGTACGGGAAAATGGCCGTGGTGATGGTGCTCGCGCACGAATACGGGCACTCCCTGCAGGATCAGGCCCGGCTCAACGGCTTCTTCACCCCCGGCATCGTGCTCGAACAGCAGGCCGACTGTTTCGCGGGTGTGTTCCTGCGGCATGTGGCCGAGGGCGGCTCGGCGCATTTCACGCTCAACACCACCGACGGGCTCAACGGTGTGCTGGGTGCGGCGGTCGCGGTGCGCGACCGGGATCCCGACAATCCGAAGAATGTGCACGGTTCGGCGTTCGAACGCGTCACCGCCGTGCAGATCGGCTGGTCGGACGGGACGGCCGGATGCAAGACCATCAACAAGAAGGAGATCCAGGAGCGGCGCGGCGGACTGCCGACGAGCTTCGAACCCGGCGACAAGGAAAGTCAGATGCCGGTGGATATCGACGGGCTCAATGCCGTGTCCGCGGCGCTGGGACGGATCTATCCGCTGGCGAAGCCGCCGACGTTCGATTACGACGGCATCGTCAAGCTGTGCGTGAAGAACAAAGCGGTGGAACCGGTGTCGTACTGCCCGTGGATGAACAAGATCGGGACCGACGTGCCGGAACTGGCCAAGCGCGCGGGTGCCCAGCCCGGTGACGACGAACCGCTGACCGCGGTGGTCGACGGCAACTACAACGCCTACGTGGTCTTCATCTCCCGCTACGCGCTGGCGGTGGAGAAGGACCGGAATCTGTCGCTGACCGGGCCGGAGACGGCCGGTCTGCGGACCGCGTGCCTGACCGGCGCCATCACCACGAAACTCAGCGATCCGGCCAGCGATCCGCGCCTGACCGCGGGCGATCTGGACGCCGCGGTGTCCGGTCTGCTGGCCGACGGGCTCGCCGCCAGCGATGTGGACGGCAAGGTCGTGCCCAGCGGATATCAGCGGCTGGACGCTTTCCGCAGCGGTGTGCTCGACGGTGAGGGCGCCTGCCTGAACAACTACAAGTGA
- a CDS encoding 6,7-dimethyl-8-ribityllumazine synthase, whose product MSNTDQGRIAFIRASWHRSIVTQAYEGFLAEYGDLGYPAESVEVFDVPGAFEIPLHAQRLARTGRYDAVVAAALVVDGGIYRHDFVASAVVDGLMRVQLETDVPVFSVVLTPHHFHEHSEHVDYFTAHLRTKGAEAARAAATTLSSLRSLPTGAA is encoded by the coding sequence ATGAGCAATACCGACCAGGGGCGTATCGCCTTCATCCGGGCCAGCTGGCACCGCTCGATCGTCACCCAGGCGTACGAGGGCTTCCTGGCCGAGTACGGCGATCTGGGATATCCGGCCGAATCGGTCGAGGTTTTCGATGTGCCCGGCGCCTTCGAGATCCCGCTGCACGCGCAGCGCCTGGCACGCACCGGCCGCTACGACGCGGTGGTGGCGGCGGCGCTGGTCGTCGACGGCGGCATCTACCGGCACGATTTCGTGGCCTCGGCCGTGGTCGACGGGTTGATGCGCGTCCAGCTCGAGACCGATGTCCCGGTGTTCTCGGTGGTGCTGACTCCGCATCACTTCCACGAGCACAGCGAGCACGTGGACTACTTCACCGCCCATCTGCGCACCAAGGGCGCCGAGGCCGCACGGGCGGCCGCGACCACCCTCAGCTCACTGCGCAGCCTGCCGACCGGCGCCGCGTAG
- a CDS encoding alpha/beta hydrolase, which translates to MTPGDTGEFDARGGRVFWRAWLPEGAVRGVVVLVHGVAEHSGRYDHVGKRLAASGFAVYAFDHIGHGRSSGRKANIESLDAAADNVATMLDIASAKHPGLPRFVLGHSMGSLITLYLATRAPLDVTGIAVSAPPVVIEAGNPVQRLLAPALSRWAPELGVLQLDSAMISRDPEVVRAYDSDPLVFRGKLPARTATEILRGAEFVLSHLDALRVPALVMHGGADALAAPAGTDRIEAGAATDLTVHRYPGLYHEIFNEPEQQRVLDDLVRWLEERSGAQ; encoded by the coding sequence ATGACACCCGGCGACACCGGAGAATTCGACGCACGCGGCGGCCGGGTCTTCTGGCGGGCCTGGCTGCCCGAGGGGGCCGTGCGCGGGGTCGTGGTGCTGGTACACGGCGTCGCCGAACATTCCGGCCGCTACGACCATGTGGGTAAACGCTTGGCGGCCAGCGGTTTCGCGGTGTACGCCTTCGACCACATCGGGCACGGCCGGTCGTCGGGCCGGAAGGCGAATATCGAATCGCTGGACGCCGCGGCCGACAATGTCGCCACGATGCTCGATATCGCGAGCGCGAAACATCCCGGACTGCCGCGCTTCGTCCTCGGCCACAGCATGGGCAGCCTGATCACGCTGTATCTCGCGACCCGCGCGCCCCTGGATGTCACGGGGATCGCGGTCTCCGCGCCGCCGGTGGTCATCGAGGCGGGGAACCCCGTGCAGCGGCTGCTCGCCCCGGCATTGAGCCGCTGGGCACCGGAACTGGGTGTGCTGCAACTGGATTCGGCGATGATCAGCCGCGATCCCGAGGTCGTGCGGGCCTACGATTCCGATCCGCTGGTGTTCCGGGGCAAACTCCCGGCCCGGACGGCCACCGAGATCCTGCGCGGCGCCGAATTCGTGCTGAGCCATCTGGACGCGCTGCGGGTGCCGGCGCTGGTCATGCACGGCGGCGCCGACGCGCTGGCCGCGCCCGCCGGAACCGATCGGATCGAGGCCGGTGCCGCGACCGATCTCACAGTGCACCGCTATCCGGGCCTCTACCACGAGATATTCAACGAACCGGAGCAGCAGCGGGTCCTCGACGACCTGGTTCGCTGGTTGGAGGAGCGCAGCGGCGCGCAGTAG
- a CDS encoding DUF3224 domain-containing protein — MRATATFTVKSFVPTDVIPDPDIPTATPVGIARLEKHFEGEAAGRSATLFTAAFDQLTGKGTYVAMESFEGSLNGLAGTFNFAHSATTAGDDRSAEFFTIVPSSGTGELAGITGTGGMAVDPDGTHRMWFDYDLG, encoded by the coding sequence GTGCGAGCTACAGCGACGTTCACCGTCAAATCCTTCGTCCCCACGGATGTGATTCCCGATCCGGACATCCCGACCGCCACGCCGGTCGGAATCGCCCGGCTGGAAAAGCATTTCGAGGGCGAGGCGGCCGGGCGGTCGGCCACTCTGTTCACCGCGGCCTTCGACCAGCTCACCGGCAAGGGCACCTACGTGGCGATGGAGTCGTTCGAGGGATCGCTCAACGGGCTCGCGGGCACCTTCAACTTCGCGCATTCGGCCACCACGGCGGGCGACGACCGCAGTGCGGAATTCTTCACGATCGTGCCGTCCAGCGGCACCGGGGAACTCGCCGGGATCACCGGCACCGGCGGTATGGCGGTCGACCCCGACGGCACCCACCGCATGTGGTTCGACTACGACCTGGGCTGA